Proteins from a single region of Flavobacteriales bacterium:
- a CDS encoding phosphoribosylaminoimidazolesuccinocarboxamide synthase, whose protein sequence is MNALTATQFNLPGQKSFYKGKVRDVYNINDQFLVMVVSDRISAFDVVLPKGIPFKGQVLNQLAGHFLAATADIVPNWVIAQPDPNVTVGHLCAPFKVEMVIRGYLAGHAAREYKAGKRVLCGVKLPEGLKENDPLPEPIITPTTKASEGHDEDISREEIIARGIVSEEDYVQLEKYTRAVYQRGVEMAREKGLILVDTKYEFGKKDGKIYLIDEIHTPDSSRYFYAEGYEERQKNGEEQKQLSKEFVRQWLIANGFQGKDGQQIPNMDDAFVNSVTERYIELYEKVSGKKFERASSDHIAERVEKNVLTFLKAQ, encoded by the coding sequence ATGAACGCATTAACCGCAACACAGTTTAATTTACCCGGACAAAAATCCTTTTACAAAGGGAAAGTAAGAGATGTATACAACATCAACGATCAGTTTTTAGTGATGGTTGTATCGGATCGTATTTCTGCTTTTGATGTGGTATTACCGAAAGGAATTCCGTTTAAGGGACAAGTGTTGAATCAACTGGCAGGACATTTTCTTGCTGCCACTGCAGATATCGTTCCCAATTGGGTAATTGCGCAACCGGATCCGAATGTTACGGTGGGTCACCTATGTGCTCCCTTTAAAGTGGAAATGGTTATTCGCGGTTATCTTGCTGGTCACGCAGCGCGTGAATACAAAGCGGGTAAGCGTGTTTTATGCGGCGTAAAATTACCGGAAGGATTAAAAGAAAACGATCCGCTTCCCGAGCCGATTATTACGCCTACAACCAAAGCGAGTGAAGGTCATGATGAAGATATTTCGCGCGAGGAAATTATTGCACGCGGAATTGTTTCGGAAGAAGATTATGTTCAGTTAGAAAAATACACCCGTGCCGTTTATCAGCGCGGAGTGGAAATGGCGCGTGAAAAGGGATTGATTTTGGTGGATACCAAATATGAATTCGGAAAAAAAGACGGAAAAATTTATCTGATAGATGAAATTCACACACCCGATTCTTCACGCTATTTTTATGCGGAAGGATATGAAGAGCGCCAGAAAAACGGAGAAGAGCAAAAACAATTGAGTAAAGAATTTGTACGTCAATGGTTAATTGCAAACGGATTTCAGGGTAAGGACGGACAACAAATTCCGAATATGGACGATGCTTTTGTAAATTCCGTAACTGAACGTTACATCGAATTATACGAAAAAGTTAGCGGTAAAAAATTCGAACGCGCTTCTTCTGACCATATCGCAGAACGCGTTGAAAAAAATGTGCTGACATTTTTAAAAGCGCAATAA
- a CDS encoding TPM domain-containing protein encodes MKKFVSVLFLVFITLSWTSCSESSECKVVPKPSQLKLVNDQAGVMSETQAASLENALQQYNQSTSTEIVVLTVSDLCNYEPSTYAFEVIDTWGIGKKGKDNGLLILVVPKESSADGKGHCFIATGRGLEGAIPDAYAKRIVEDRMIPYFKQQKYFDGIITGVNACMELASADFTPTAFASGKGFKPKEPKMKITSAIIIIAGVILFWIIFMSRKTNQYSKRNHTGFWTGWWLMNSSSGRGHWGGFGGGGGFGGGGFGGGSSGGGGAGGSW; translated from the coding sequence ATGAAAAAATTCGTTTCGGTTTTATTCCTGGTCTTTATTACATTAAGCTGGACATCCTGTTCCGAATCAAGCGAGTGTAAAGTTGTTCCCAAACCCTCACAATTAAAATTGGTCAACGACCAGGCAGGTGTGATGTCGGAAACGCAAGCTGCTTCCTTGGAGAACGCCTTGCAACAGTACAATCAATCTACCTCCACGGAGATTGTCGTTTTAACCGTAAGTGATCTCTGCAATTACGAACCTTCTACCTATGCGTTTGAAGTCATAGACACCTGGGGTATTGGTAAAAAGGGAAAAGATAATGGATTACTTATTCTGGTGGTTCCTAAGGAATCTTCAGCCGATGGCAAAGGGCATTGCTTTATTGCAACGGGAAGAGGCTTAGAAGGCGCTATTCCTGATGCCTATGCCAAGCGTATTGTAGAGGACCGGATGATTCCTTATTTCAAACAACAAAAATACTTCGATGGAATCATCACCGGTGTGAATGCTTGTATGGAATTAGCTTCTGCTGATTTTACGCCTACAGCATTTGCCAGTGGAAAAGGTTTTAAACCGAAAGAACCAAAAATGAAAATTACCAGCGCCATCATCATTATCGCCGGTGTAATTTTATTCTGGATCATTTTTATGTCGCGCAAAACCAATCAGTATTCCAAAAGAAACCATACCGGATTTTGGACGGGCTGGTGGTTGATGAACAGTTCATCCGGACGCGGTCACTGGGGTGGTTTCGGAGGCGGAGGCGGATTCGGTGGTGGCGGATTCGGTGGAGGATCCAGTGGAGGAGGCGGTGCGGGAGGTAGCTGGTAA
- a CDS encoding TerB family tellurite resistance protein: MAKFGKWIGGGLGWGLGGPIGAIFGFAVGSMIDATSFEKSDDPNQNREQYRYHTRPGDFTASLLVLTAVVMRADGKVMKSELDYVKSFFLRNFGEATTRMHMQSLKELLEKDIPVRDVCLEIRHYMEHPARLQLLYYLFGIAAADGKIDKTELDVLHQISSYLGVNPRDFESLKATLYKDTDSAYKILEIEANASDEDVKKAYRKMAVKYHPDKVASLGEEHQRAAKEKFQKVQEAYDAIRKERGMA; encoded by the coding sequence ATGGCAAAATTTGGAAAATGGATTGGAGGTGGTCTCGGATGGGGTCTTGGCGGACCTATCGGGGCAATTTTTGGCTTTGCGGTCGGAAGCATGATTGATGCCACCTCATTCGAGAAAAGCGACGATCCCAATCAAAACCGCGAGCAATACCGCTACCACACCCGTCCGGGTGATTTCACTGCTTCACTTCTGGTGCTCACCGCAGTAGTGATGCGGGCAGATGGAAAAGTGATGAAATCGGAACTGGATTACGTAAAATCCTTCTTTCTGAGAAATTTTGGGGAAGCCACCACCAGGATGCACATGCAAAGCCTGAAGGAATTGCTCGAAAAAGATATACCGGTAAGAGATGTATGTCTGGAAATCAGGCATTATATGGAGCACCCTGCCCGACTCCAACTGCTATATTACCTGTTCGGAATAGCCGCCGCAGATGGCAAAATCGATAAAACGGAACTCGATGTTCTGCATCAAATATCCAGCTACCTCGGAGTGAATCCGCGGGATTTCGAATCGTTGAAGGCCACTTTGTATAAGGACACCGATAGCGCTTATAAAATCCTTGAAATTGAAGCGAATGCCAGCGACGAGGACGTTAAAAAGGCCTATCGTAAAATGGCTGTGAAGTACCATCCGGACAAAGTAGCCAGCCTGGGCGAGGAACATCAGCGGGCTGCAAAAGAGAAATTCCAGAAGGTACAAGAAGCCTACGATGCCATTCGGAAAGAGCGTGGCATGGCCTAA
- a CDS encoding RNA-binding transcriptional accessory protein, producing MEDNKIIGIIESRLGLKRNQVQNTIRLLEEGATVPFISRYRKEMTGSLDEVEVMRVKFEHEKLKSLLSRKESILNTIEEQGKLTPELRRKIEDCYDSTDLEDIYLPYKPKRKTRAVVAREKGLEPLANLILEQKNNDVEAAAENFLSDDVKTVEEALEGARDIIAEMVSEDASARNKIRFLYQREAVISSKLVRGKDEDGAKYKDYFDWKESLARVPSHRLLAMLRGENEGFLRVRISIDKEAAVEVLERHVVRSRNESADQVKEALADSWSRLLEPSIETEFRIMAKEKADESAVKVFAENLRQLLLSPPLGAKRILALDPGYRTGCKVVCIDEHGNLLNNTTIYPHAPQNETADAIRALSRLVEQYRIEAIAIGNGTASRETEQLVKRCRFDREVKVFVVSEAGASVYSASSVAREEFPDYDVTVRGSVSIGRRLMDPLAELVKIDPKSIGVGQYQHDVDQGMLKRELDAVVESCVNNVGVSLNTASKHLLTYVSGLGPILAENIVEFRAKNGAFHSREDLKKVPRLGPKAFEQSAGFLRVEDSENPLDNSAVHPESYSIVEKMAKKLGKPVKELIGNESLVKQLKADDFITETAGKQTIQDILKELSKPTRDPRKAAKVFEFADGIFSIEDLREGMIVPGIVTNITNFGCFVDVGVKQDGLVHISQLANKYVSDPNEVVKLHQHVKVKVMEVDIPRKRIGLSMKEAE from the coding sequence ATGGAAGACAATAAAATTATCGGGATTATTGAGTCGCGTTTAGGACTCAAGCGCAATCAGGTTCAGAATACCATTCGCCTTTTGGAAGAAGGAGCAACGGTTCCGTTTATTTCCCGTTATCGTAAAGAGATGACGGGTAGTTTGGATGAGGTGGAAGTGATGCGTGTAAAATTCGAGCATGAAAAATTGAAGTCGCTCCTTTCCCGGAAAGAAAGTATTTTAAATACAATTGAGGAACAGGGGAAATTAACTCCCGAACTTCGCCGCAAAATTGAAGATTGTTACGATTCTACCGATTTGGAAGATATTTATCTTCCCTATAAACCCAAACGCAAAACCCGTGCAGTGGTTGCACGTGAAAAAGGATTAGAGCCATTGGCGAATTTAATTCTGGAGCAAAAGAACAATGATGTAGAAGCCGCTGCCGAAAATTTCCTGAGTGATGATGTGAAAACTGTAGAAGAAGCATTGGAAGGTGCCCGCGATATCATTGCAGAAATGGTGAGTGAAGATGCCAGTGCAAGAAATAAAATCCGTTTTCTCTATCAGCGGGAAGCCGTTATTTCTTCCAAGCTGGTACGTGGTAAAGATGAAGACGGTGCTAAATACAAAGATTATTTCGATTGGAAAGAATCACTTGCGCGTGTTCCCTCTCATCGGTTGTTAGCTATGCTGCGCGGGGAGAATGAAGGATTTTTACGTGTACGGATTTCGATTGATAAGGAAGCTGCTGTAGAAGTATTGGAGCGTCACGTCGTGCGTTCGCGTAATGAAAGTGCCGATCAGGTAAAAGAAGCGCTTGCAGATTCCTGGAGTCGTTTATTGGAGCCTTCCATTGAAACGGAATTCAGAATTATGGCTAAGGAAAAAGCAGATGAATCGGCCGTAAAAGTTTTTGCAGAAAATCTTCGTCAGTTATTGTTATCACCCCCATTGGGTGCAAAGCGAATTCTTGCCTTGGATCCGGGTTACCGTACCGGTTGTAAAGTGGTGTGCATCGATGAGCATGGAAATTTATTGAACAATACCACCATTTATCCGCACGCTCCGCAAAACGAAACGGCAGATGCCATTCGGGCTTTATCGCGTTTGGTGGAACAATACCGCATTGAAGCGATTGCCATTGGAAACGGAACGGCAAGTCGCGAAACAGAACAATTGGTAAAGCGTTGTCGTTTCGATCGTGAAGTAAAAGTATTTGTAGTGAGTGAAGCCGGTGCTTCGGTGTATTCTGCTTCTTCGGTTGCACGTGAAGAATTTCCGGATTATGATGTCACCGTTCGTGGATCAGTTTCCATTGGTCGCCGACTCATGGATCCGCTTGCCGAATTGGTAAAAATTGATCCGAAAAGTATTGGTGTTGGACAATACCAGCATGATGTGGACCAGGGAATGTTAAAACGTGAATTGGATGCCGTAGTTGAAAGTTGTGTAAATAATGTGGGTGTGAGTTTGAATACGGCTTCGAAACATTTGTTGACCTACGTATCCGGTTTGGGTCCGATCCTCGCTGAAAATATTGTTGAATTCAGAGCGAAAAACGGTGCCTTTCACTCGCGTGAAGATTTGAAAAAGGTTCCGCGTTTAGGTCCTAAAGCCTTTGAACAATCAGCCGGATTTTTAAGGGTGGAAGACAGCGAAAATCCGCTCGATAATTCTGCCGTGCATCCGGAGAGTTATTCCATTGTAGAAAAGATGGCCAAAAAACTGGGTAAGCCGGTAAAAGAATTAATTGGCAATGAAAGTTTGGTAAAACAATTAAAGGCCGATGATTTTATTACGGAGACTGCAGGTAAGCAAACCATTCAGGATATATTAAAAGAATTATCCAAACCCACCCGCGATCCACGTAAAGCAGCGAAGGTGTTCGAGTTTGCCGATGGAATTTTTTCCATTGAGGATTTGCGCGAAGGAATGATTGTTCCGGGTATTGTGACCAACATTACCAATTTCGGATGTTTTGTTGATGTGGGCGTAAAGCAGGATGGATTGGTCCACATTTCTCAATTAGCAAATAAATATGTAAGCGATCCGAATGAAGTGGTGAAATTACATCAGCATGTAAAAGTGAAAGTGATGGAAGTGGATATTCCCAGAAAGCGTATTGGTTTATCGATGAAGGAAGCTGAATGA
- a CDS encoding sigma-70 family RNA polymerase sigma factor: MDKDPEKMMVETTSKYHKTQVQLQEENAMVEAAKQNPERFEPLYNAYYEQIFRYIYQRIDDKETAFDICSQVFLKALTNIHKYEFRGVPFSSWLYRIAQNEVYEALRQEKAHRTVNLETRQVRDMLDEMDGGHSEDMFRLLERVLPELPEEDLQMIEWRFFEKRSFREIGEILGITENNAKVRGHRSLEKLKRLFKTFIQE, from the coding sequence ATGGACAAAGATCCCGAAAAAATGATGGTCGAAACCACCTCTAAATACCACAAAACCCAGGTACAGCTCCAGGAGGAGAATGCTATGGTGGAGGCGGCCAAACAAAATCCGGAGCGCTTTGAGCCTTTATACAATGCTTATTACGAACAGATTTTCCGCTACATCTATCAACGTATAGATGATAAAGAAACGGCATTTGATATCTGTTCGCAGGTTTTTTTAAAGGCACTGACCAATATTCATAAATATGAATTTCGCGGTGTACCCTTTAGCAGTTGGTTATACCGTATTGCACAGAATGAGGTTTATGAAGCCCTGCGTCAGGAAAAAGCGCATCGGACCGTTAATCTGGAAACCCGCCAGGTTCGCGACATGCTCGATGAGATGGACGGCGGACATAGCGAGGACATGTTCAGATTACTGGAACGCGTGCTTCCCGAATTGCCTGAAGAAGATTTGCAAATGATTGAATGGAGATTCTTCGAAAAAAGATCCTTCCGTGAAATCGGTGAAATATTAGGCATAACTGAAAACAATGCGAAGGTGCGTGGTCACCGTTCGCTCGAAAAACTGAAACGCTTATTCAAGACATTTATACAAGAGTAA
- a CDS encoding alpha/beta hydrolase encodes MKKIIFFFILILSLSSCLRLDDNLFNLTDPIDRYYLDDYTGEQDFILDASYTIPDSLIYQFTFPSVIPGESSAKNIQAIYIGDLNTISTDTVILYCHGNKWHMDFYWQRAKLLAHTGGKNRYGVLMFDYRGYGLSEGDPSEDALYADTRGAIQWLADHGLSGNRLVIYGFSMGTAPACEISSHGAAITPSKIILEAPFASAEVMAQDGSGLAVPGSFFTSLQIDNAEEIKSIQQPFFWIHGRADMFLGIETHGEVVFANYNGVYKEAHRIEGADHGEVPEKMGFENYLNALSEFMVR; translated from the coding sequence ATGAAAAAAATCATCTTCTTTTTTATTCTTATTTTATCCCTGAGCTCATGTCTGCGCTTAGATGATAACCTCTTTAACCTCACCGATCCCATTGATCGTTATTACCTCGACGATTATACAGGAGAACAGGATTTTATTCTTGATGCATCTTACACTATTCCGGATTCATTGATTTATCAATTTACTTTTCCATCTGTTATTCCGGGTGAGTCCTCCGCAAAAAATATTCAGGCGATTTATATTGGAGATCTGAACACTATTTCGACCGATACCGTGATTTTATATTGCCATGGAAATAAATGGCACATGGATTTTTACTGGCAGCGTGCAAAATTATTGGCTCACACCGGTGGTAAAAACAGATATGGTGTTTTAATGTTCGATTATCGTGGATACGGATTGTCGGAAGGAGATCCTTCGGAAGATGCCTTGTATGCCGATACACGCGGCGCTATACAATGGCTGGCGGATCATGGCTTGTCGGGTAATCGTCTGGTGATTTACGGATTCTCCATGGGCACCGCTCCCGCTTGTGAAATTTCTTCACATGGTGCTGCTATTACACCTTCAAAAATTATTCTTGAAGCTCCATTTGCTTCTGCTGAAGTAATGGCACAAGATGGAAGCGGACTTGCTGTTCCCGGTTCATTTTTTACATCCCTGCAAATTGATAATGCCGAAGAAATTAAATCCATTCAACAACCTTTTTTCTGGATTCACGGCAGAGCGGATATGTTTTTAGGAATAGAAACCCATGGTGAAGTCGTATTCGCTAATTACAATGGTGTTTATAAAGAAGCACACCGGATAGAAGGTGCAGATCATGGTGAAGTTCCGGAAAAAATGGGATTCGAAAATTACCTGAATGCGCTTTCGGAATTTATGGTGCGCTAA
- a CDS encoding SAM-dependent chlorinase/fluorinase, with product MAVITLTTDMGDRDYYVAALKGAVLRRLPDARLIDISHKISPFDIAQASFVIRNVYREFPEGTIHIIGINPDRVKRLSPFDMRDEVKHVIVEKEGHYFIGADNGIFSLLFDEAPERIFEITVDTGYNPEVFPVKNVFIPIACDLAQGKMPEELGFPMDSIHERAIFRPVVEQNMIKGTVIYIDTYGNVITNITRDLFEKIKGDRDFTLYFRSEDYEITEISGSYGEVPEGEKVALFGSSGHLEIAINRGVEGSGGGASSLFGLKLNDTIRIEFQ from the coding sequence ATGGCTGTAATAACTCTTACTACCGACATGGGCGACCGCGACTATTACGTTGCGGCCCTGAAAGGCGCGGTTTTACGCAGGCTTCCGGATGCGCGTTTAATTGACATTTCCCATAAAATATCCCCCTTCGATATTGCCCAGGCCTCTTTTGTAATTCGTAATGTTTACCGCGAATTTCCGGAGGGTACCATTCATATTATCGGCATTAATCCGGACCGGGTTAAGCGATTGAGTCCCTTCGACATGAGAGATGAAGTAAAGCACGTGATCGTAGAAAAGGAGGGTCATTATTTCATCGGCGCCGATAATGGTATTTTCTCATTATTATTCGATGAGGCACCTGAGCGTATCTTTGAAATAACGGTAGATACGGGCTACAATCCGGAGGTTTTCCCTGTTAAAAATGTTTTTATTCCCATCGCCTGCGACCTGGCCCAGGGAAAAATGCCCGAAGAATTAGGTTTCCCGATGGATTCCATTCACGAACGCGCTATTTTCCGTCCGGTTGTAGAACAAAACATGATCAAGGGCACCGTTATTTATATCGATACCTATGGTAATGTAATCACCAACATCACGCGTGACTTATTCGAAAAAATAAAAGGCGATCGCGATTTTACCCTGTACTTCCGGAGTGAAGATTATGAAATAACTGAAATATCGGGTTCATACGGTGAGGTACCGGAGGGAGAAAAAGTAGCCCTATTCGGCTCTTCCGGTCATTTAGAAATCGCCATTAACCGTGGTGTGGAAGGTTCTGGAGGTGGAGCTTCCAGCTTGTTCGGTTTGAAATTAAATGATACAATACGGATTGAATTTCAATAA
- the yidD gene encoding membrane protein insertion efficiency factor YidD — protein MKKIAFLILCLILPVFSFCQQEKNQVAREIESNLFSSFQTPEHHPHPFVSPKKENGKTRINPLFYAGGSLLFIYQNLISEQISAQCNYQITCSSYTLHQIEHFGIIEGSLLGLDQYFNCNPAAKKDFMPYKIKSNHIQNDHE, from the coding sequence ATGAAGAAAATTGCATTTTTAATCCTTTGCCTTATCCTTCCGGTTTTTTCATTTTGTCAACAGGAAAAAAATCAGGTAGCAAGGGAAATTGAATCCAATTTATTTTCTTCTTTTCAAACACCGGAACATCATCCTCACCCCTTTGTATCACCAAAAAAAGAAAACGGTAAAACAAGAATTAATCCGCTTTTCTACGCTGGAGGAAGCCTCTTATTTATCTATCAAAACCTCATCTCCGAACAAATCAGTGCGCAATGCAATTATCAAATCACTTGCTCGTCGTACACCCTCCATCAAATTGAACATTTCGGAATTATAGAAGGAAGTCTCCTTGGACTGGACCAATACTTTAATTGCAATCCCGCAGCCAAAAAAGATTTTATGCCTTACAAAATCAAGTCGAACCATATTCAAAACGATCATGAATAA
- a CDS encoding PhoH family protein — protein sequence MKEKIFEINSINPVELFGINDTKLDLIRKYFPKLKIIARGTTLKAIGDDDQLSVFESKLELLIDHYNKYHKLTENNIEHLMLDDSGEAAKPLGEDVIVYGNSGLQIKARTPNQRKLVDMMSKHDMVFAIGPAGTGKTYTAVALAVKALKNKEVRRIILTRPAVEAGENLGFLPGDLKEKLDPYLQPLYDALRDMLPPEKLKEFIEQGTIQIAPLAFMRGRTLDKAFVILDEAQNATEAQMKMFLTRMGMSAKFVITGDVTQVDLPRNQPSGLIKAIKVLQEVETIGFVFLDGRDVIRHKLVKHIIDAFEKVTPKEEKDDDSSQEKRIYRRKK from the coding sequence TTGAAAGAAAAAATTTTCGAGATCAATTCTATCAATCCGGTGGAGTTGTTTGGCATCAATGATACCAAGCTGGACCTCATTCGAAAGTACTTTCCTAAACTGAAAATCATTGCTCGCGGTACAACCCTAAAAGCGATTGGTGATGATGATCAATTGTCGGTTTTCGAAAGTAAACTTGAGTTGTTAATTGACCATTACAATAAATACCATAAGCTCACCGAAAATAATATTGAGCATTTGATGCTCGACGATTCCGGCGAAGCGGCAAAACCTTTGGGCGAAGATGTTATTGTATACGGTAATTCCGGTTTACAAATTAAAGCACGCACTCCCAATCAACGGAAATTGGTGGATATGATGTCGAAACACGACATGGTATTTGCGATTGGTCCGGCCGGTACGGGAAAAACCTACACCGCTGTTGCTTTGGCTGTAAAGGCGTTAAAAAATAAAGAGGTAAGAAGGATTATTTTGACTCGTCCCGCTGTTGAAGCCGGCGAAAATTTAGGATTTCTTCCGGGCGATTTAAAGGAAAAACTGGATCCGTATCTGCAACCTTTGTATGATGCATTGCGCGATATGTTGCCTCCCGAAAAATTAAAAGAATTCATTGAGCAGGGAACCATTCAAATTGCACCGCTTGCCTTTATGCGTGGACGAACATTGGATAAGGCCTTTGTAATTTTGGATGAAGCTCAGAATGCTACTGAAGCCCAAATGAAAATGTTTCTTACCCGAATGGGAATGAGTGCAAAGTTTGTTATTACAGGTGATGTAACTCAGGTAGATTTACCACGCAATCAACCTTCGGGATTAATAAAAGCCATTAAGGTATTGCAGGAAGTTGAAACCATCGGATTTGTATTTCTCGATGGACGGGATGTGATTCGCCATAAATTGGTAAAACACATCATTGATGCATTTGAAAAAGTTACACCCAAAGAAGAAAAGGACGATGATTCGTCGCAAGAAAAAAGAATTTACCGCAGAAAAAAATAA
- a CDS encoding erythromycin esterase family protein, protein MLNKNTVFTLVLFFSGIWQGFAQTSSLLDISNNDAFSTFSMLDTAVMNKRVVFTGENHLHRKSNYQLEMKMFRYLNKTAGFRNFFMEFGHARAWLVNQYVQTGDTALYNVLNEYSYEEYAQLYKELREMNEKLPDSAKIHIYGIDIERNFSTPVKVLSLLLPKEEAPHEIRMSVESIKAMAVMIDKQQKNNYNRRSKSDDSDDMSGLFSEVNYSVANSLYIIFDDLDSNRVVWKRYLGNNYDDFALIEKGLRAEFERSNYINQNVVQQYVYREMYMHDEMMTLLRKYPNEKFYGQFGRCHTSQEQEDNWCGYYYFKTLATRIGDEADLKNQVLSIGIYYPQGNFREQNVVVDDEVELLVPKADKNGLTLFSIANDSSVERSVYARFPFVIINQMNVEEDNLRFTGKSGSGSGSKINYYYTRTYFEFNYSYLNNSLSSLNNSLSTSLGTDIKFISPLTWMGGSISVGDDFVFASFRFDGLSRQSVQPTDSLSLSMSGFSFRWRTGGDLILNQVVDWVIFGGSGFSQLNLIEKQTHGPLNNGGIFGNSTETISQWRNPAFFFEAGMDLRVNLKFFFIGCNASYMLDLSNKKWRLNGSPDNNSPYTKLSGLYFGASAGFYVKG, encoded by the coding sequence ATGCTGAACAAAAACACCGTTTTTACCCTGGTTTTGTTTTTTAGCGGAATCTGGCAAGGTTTCGCCCAAACTTCGTCTTTACTGGATATCTCCAATAATGATGCCTTTAGTACATTTTCGATGCTCGACACAGCCGTGATGAACAAGCGGGTGGTTTTTACGGGTGAAAATCATTTGCACCGTAAAAGCAATTATCAACTGGAGATGAAAATGTTCCGCTATTTGAATAAGACCGCCGGGTTCAGAAACTTTTTTATGGAATTTGGTCACGCCCGTGCCTGGTTGGTGAATCAATATGTACAAACCGGCGATACGGCCCTGTACAATGTATTAAATGAATATTCCTATGAAGAATATGCTCAGTTGTATAAGGAGTTAAGGGAAATGAACGAAAAACTTCCGGATTCTGCTAAAATCCATATCTACGGAATCGATATTGAGCGGAATTTCAGTACACCGGTTAAAGTATTATCGCTGCTGCTCCCAAAAGAAGAGGCCCCGCATGAAATCAGAATGTCGGTGGAGTCGATCAAGGCGATGGCGGTGATGATTGATAAACAACAAAAGAATAATTATAACCGCAGATCCAAATCGGATGATTCGGATGATATGTCGGGATTGTTTTCTGAAGTTAACTATAGTGTGGCCAATTCGCTTTACATTATTTTCGACGACCTCGATTCCAATCGCGTAGTATGGAAAAGGTATTTGGGGAATAATTATGATGATTTCGCATTAATTGAAAAAGGATTAAGAGCAGAATTTGAACGAAGCAATTATATCAATCAGAATGTAGTGCAGCAATATGTTTATCGCGAAATGTATATGCACGATGAAATGATGACCCTATTGCGGAAATATCCGAATGAAAAGTTTTACGGACAGTTTGGTCGTTGTCACACTTCGCAGGAGCAGGAAGATAATTGGTGCGGCTATTATTATTTTAAAACACTGGCCACCCGCATTGGTGATGAAGCGGATTTAAAAAATCAAGTACTGAGTATCGGTATTTATTATCCGCAAGGAAATTTTCGCGAACAGAATGTGGTGGTCGACGATGAAGTTGAATTACTCGTTCCAAAAGCAGATAAAAATGGGTTAACGCTGTTTTCAATTGCAAACGATTCAAGCGTTGAACGATCTGTTTATGCCCGTTTTCCTTTTGTAATCATCAATCAGATGAATGTGGAAGAAGATAATTTACGTTTCACCGGAAAAAGTGGTTCAGGTTCAGGTTCGAAAATAAATTATTATTATACCCGTACCTATTTTGAATTTAATTATTCATACCTGAACAATAGTTTATCGTCCCTGAATAATTCACTGAGCACATCACTGGGAACAGATATCAAATTTATTTCTCCCTTAACCTGGATGGGCGGATCAATAAGTGTTGGCGATGATTTTGTTTTTGCATCGTTTCGCTTTGATGGTTTAAGCCGGCAATCGGTTCAGCCTACGGATTCCCTCTCGCTTTCGATGAGCGGATTTTCATTTCGCTGGAGAACCGGGGGAGATTTGATTTTAAATCAGGTGGTCGACTGGGTTATTTTCGGCGGAAGTGGTTTTTCCCAATTGAATCTGATCGAAAAACAGACGCATGGTCCCTTAAACAATGGAGGCATATTCGGCAATTCAACCGAAACCATTTCCCAATGGCGGAATCCTGCTTTTTTCTTTGAGGCGGGAATGGATTTAAGAGTGAATCTTAAATTTTTCTTTATTGGATGTAATGCCTCTTATATGCTCGATTTAAGCAATAAAAAATGGAGGCTTAACGGCTCTCCCGATAATAACTCGCCTTATACCAAATTGAGTGGATTGTATTTCGGAGCTTCAGCGGGATTTTATGTTAAAGGTTAA